A region from the Branchiostoma floridae strain S238N-H82 chromosome 9, Bfl_VNyyK, whole genome shotgun sequence genome encodes:
- the LOC118423158 gene encoding betaine--homocysteine S-methyltransferase 1-like: MAAKPRGLLERLKAGETIIVAEGYLFEFERRGYLKAGAFVPEVVVEHPELVKGLYREFVHAGSDVVLAFTYYGHREKLRVIGREADLEPMNRTALRLAREVADETGTLMAGNISNTTCYDPDKPETHEQTRQIFKEQIEWAVEEGADFIVGETFGFLGEAMVALECIKEYGNGLPAVITMVIHRDADHVADGPTLVEAMQALEQGGAAVVGFNCCRGPFTTLPLVEKVKDHVKVPIAVNPVLYRTDEEYPTMQSLKNHKGARAFPVDLDAFLCSRSMIAEFGQRCRQLGLQYVGLCCGNASHFTRTLAESLGRTPPASKYSPDMSQHFAYGTDKKLHSLNTEKVVKLL; the protein is encoded by the exons ATGGCAGCGAAACCACGTG GGTTGCTTGAGCGGCTGAAGGCTGGAGAGACCATCATCGTGGCGGAGGGATATCTGTTCGAGTTCGAGCGACGCGGCTACCTGAAGGCCGGAGCGTTCGTACCGGAAGTGGTGGTGGAACATCCGGAACTGGTGAAGGGGCTGTACCGGGAGTTCGTACACGCCGGAAGTGACGTAGTGCTGGCGTTCACT TACTACGGTCACCGTGAGAAGCTGCGGGTTATCGGGCGCGAGGCTGACCTGGAGCCCATGAACCGGACCGCCCTGAGGCTGGCCCGGGAGGTGGCGGACGAGACCGGAACCCTCATGGCGGGAAACATCAGTAACACCACCTGCTACGATCCGGACAAGCCCGAAACGCACGAGCAAACTCGGCAGATTTTCAAG GAACAGATAGAGTGGGCTGTTGAGGAGGGCGCTGACTTCATTGTTGGAGAGACGTTCGGATTTCTTGGCGAAGCCATGGTCGCTCTGGAGTGTATCAAAGAGTACGGAAATG GTCTTCCAGCTGTTATAACCATGGTGATCCACCGTGACGCGGATCACGTGGCTGACGGCCCCACCCTGGTGGAGGCTATGCAGGCGCTGGAGCAGGGCGGAGCTGCGGTGGTGGGGTTCAACTGCTGCCGCGGGCCCTTCACTACGCTTCCGCTGGTCGAGAAGGTCAAGGACCACGTCAAG GTACCGATTGCCGTTAACCCTGTGCTGTACCGAACTGATGAAGAGTACCCAACCATGCAGTCTCTCAAGAACCACAAAG GTGCTCGCGCCTTCCCCGTGGACCTTGACGCGTTCCTGTGCAGCCGCAGCATGATCGCAGAGTTCGGGCAGCGGTGCCGGCAGCTGGGGCTGCAGTACGTGGGGCTGTGCTGCGGGAACGCCTCGCACTTCACCCGGACCCTGGCCGAGTCCCTGGGCCGCACTCCGCCCGCCAGCAAGTACTCCCCCGACATGAGCCAGCACTTCGCCTATGGTACCGATAAGAAGTTACACAGTCTCAACACCGAAAAAGTCGTTAAGCTGTTGTAA
- the LOC118423157 gene encoding divergent protein kinase domain 1B-like: protein MLVPATMWKLYNTLTALLLAGIASLLSFNAMFNILDHEGRCTTQHLTYMCGLYADGKVQGPLCEAMCSKQLTVHSCLSNRPEKHVLHVSWEQRGPWDTSRDQPDVILKFVSSWYETVNQPQPLPDTNLNHSFLIERQAHYICMENFQSDGSCHSFGLRTVLYADGDSDGKVSQSEFSNMYSLLMQQEFFTLLALNSSESTLDMFGYCGGFYAVQKIEHTCDKIFGRNDHILDVLPPIFTDNINEMLVPMLNKYSEYSAEYLYRNFQQVRIPDWQERVDFITQGFRVLYDFGSQYGTTVRCCDSHLGNYGITDSGRVKYIDMDAVLSTKAASLLLNNTQCETDEDCEIPDYDDCSSKCDTNLGRCRDVMKQNDLHNFCTVTLPHVLLEESVVQDLAVDKKLVKELWQLVVECRRLPLYTTVEDYREKSIQYVWNKFDRIVRDFESVQ from the exons ATGTTAGTGCCTGCTACTATGTGGAAGCTATACAACACACTGACAGCCTTGCTGTTAGCTGGCATCGCTTCGCTGCTGTCGTTTAACGCAATGTTCAACATCCTGGACCACGAAGGGAGATGTACCACACAGCACCTAACGTACATG TGTGGTTTGTACGCTGACGGGAAAGTCCAGGGGCCGCTGTGCGAGGCCATGTGCTCCAAACAGCTGACTGTCCACAGCTGCCTCAGTAACCGACCTGAGAAACATGTCCTCCACGTGTCCTGGGAGCAAAGAGGACCATGGGATACATCACGTGACCAGCCTGACGTCATCCTAAAGTTTGTCAGCAGCTGGTACGAGACGGTCAACCAGCCGCAACCTTTACCGGACACAAATCTTAACCATTCCTTCCTCATAGAGAGACAGGCGCATTACATTTGCATGGAAAATTTCCAAAGCGATGGATCGTGCCACAGCTTTGGGCTAAGGACTGTGTTATATGCTGACGGAGACTCTGATGGGAAAGTTTCACAGAGCGAATTCTCCAACATGTACAGTTTACTGATGCAGCAGGAATTCTTCACGCTACTGGCCCTGAACAGCAGCGAATCCACGTTAGACATGTTCGGGTACTGTGGAGGATTCTACGCCGTGCAGAAGATCGAGCACACCTGCGACAAAATCTTTGGGAGAAATGATCACATCCTTGACGTCCTACCACCTATCTTCACAGATAATATCAACGAAATGCTAGTTCCCATGCTTAACAAGTACAGCGAGTATTCTGCAGAATATCTATACCGTAACTTCCAGCAAGTGCGAATCCCAGACTGGCAAGAAAGGGTCGACTTCATCACACAGGGGTTCAGAGTTCTGTACGACTTCGGCTCGCAGTATGGCACAACGGTACGATGTTGCGACAGCCACCTTGGTAACTATGGAATCACTGACTCCGGGAGGGTAAAGTACATCGACATGGACGCGGTGTTGTCGACAAAGGCAGCTTCGTTGCTCCTCAATAACACGCAGTGTGAAACAGACGAAGACTGTGAGATTCCGGATTATGACGACTGTTCCTCCAAGTGCGACACAAATCTAGGACGTTGTCGTGACGTCATGAAGCAAAACGACCTTCACAACTTCTGTACGGTGACCTTGCCACACGTACTACTTGAGGAATCAGTGGTTCAAGATCTGGCTGTAGACAAGAAGCTTGTCAAAGAGTTGTGGCAACTGGTTGTCGAGTGTCGAAGGCTGCCGTTGTACACTACAGTTGAGGACTACAGAGAAAAGAGTATCCAGTACGTGTGGAACAAATTCGACCGAATTGTGCGGGACTTTGAATCTGTGCAATAG